Part of the Arvicanthis niloticus isolate mArvNil1 chromosome 3, mArvNil1.pat.X, whole genome shotgun sequence genome is shown below.
CCTTAGAAACTAAGTCCTTAGTGTCTATTAGATCTTCAGATGATGAAGATCTCTGAGGACAGGGAATGGTTCTAAATATCTGTCTATTCATAAGAAGAAATTTGCATACATCTGCATTAGGACGGCAAATTTGATCTTTCTGATTTGTTCTCTGTTGCTTCTCTCACTGGGTTGGTGTTCTATAGTTCTGCATTCTTGTATCATTGCCAGGTTTTGATTCTTTCATTCTACTCTAGATATTAGGGGCTAGAGTAGAGAATATAGACAGTAAAAGACCGCAAATATGTATCAGTGGTACTGTCAATTTAATGTCCTTACACTTTCTCCATTCTTCAGTGATTCTTCTGTAACCACAAATTACACTTTCACTAGCTCATTTTTACTAGAACACAAAATGCTCAGATTTTCACAGATTTTCACACTGAAGTGTCTTATTTCTTCTGGCATGGCTAAAAGGTTCACAGTGCAGTGCCTGCCATGTCAGATCACAGGAAGCACATCTTATGCAGTGGAGCTTAAATTCTCCTATGGTggtagagaggaaaaaataggccAATCTAAAATCCTGTGTTGTTTTCTAGAGCTACAGTTACTTAAACTACATAATCCTTTGAGAGAACTTTTAGGGGTTAAGACTTAGACTGCAGTATGAAACACCTCTACACAAAGACAGAAGACTGGTCATCTCAATTTGAAAAGGTTATTCCCTGTAACAACCTTGTTTCAAAAGGCTGATTACCTTGGTAAGAAGAAAACTATAGAATTCACAGAAGTACACTGCAgggtattttatgttttatatgtacTATTTTCCCCTTAAAGGTTAAATAATTTTGATCCATAAAATAAATGGACAATAGATGAcagtaaaaaaaatgtatgtgacaAAGTGGTCacttaacagtaaaaaaaaatgtatatgacaAAGTGGTCACTTAACTTTGTGTAGGTTTGAGCAAAGGGATGCCTTAAGTCTCCAGAGCAAAGATGGTGAGCTATGGAGGTGTGCGGAGAATGTGTACAGTAAGAGTTGTCATCACTATGCAGTTAGATGTCCAGATAACCTCTCCTTGGAAATGTGTATATGGGCCACAGCAGCCCCTTGCTATGCAGGAGTGGAAGTGGTAATAGCAGGTAAGACGCACCTGTCTTTGCCGTCCTAATGCAGATGTATGCAAATTTCTTCTTATGAATAGACAGATATTTAGAACCATTCCCTGTCCTCAGAGATCTTCATCATCTGAAAAACTTGAAATCTGACAAGAAACATTTCAGGTGGAATATTTTACTCTCTCCAAATAGACCACCTGTTTCCCCTCTGTACAAAGACAGTGCACTAACAACCAGTACCAAAACTAATTTGGAGCATAGATTACAAAATATAATACTAATATATATTCAATGTGGGAAGCTAAaacttattctatttttttctaattacattttcttttcaataaatacTGGCTGCAGTGTCCTCAGCTATATATTCATAAGCCCAAGCCTAGTTTTATGAACCAACTTTTGATATGTCCAGGTCTACCCTACTTTCTAAACTTCCACAACTCTTTGAAGATGGCTTCCCATTACTTATTGGATAAAATATTATACTTGCATGGCTTCTAGAAAACCTGATTTAGCTTTTCATGTGGATACCAGTCTCTACTTGAGATAGCCCTGGGAAGAAGGCATACCACTTGTTGCAGTCTGGACTGGCTCTCTGTACACTGAATATCTCCTAATGTTGTCAAACAGGGTCTGGATATGGTGCTTTCATTCCCCAAAGCAGCATTGTTCATGGTTATTGTCTTCTTGCACTGGTGAGAGTCCAGCTAGTTCTTGTAATCGTCCTTACCGACAGTTCTATGGCAGAAGCAGCTCTCAAGATGGGCAATCAGACagttcctaggtttttttttttttagcatctttTACCAGAATTGATTCCTTGAGATGCTTTTGAAACAGCTCCCAACTGTATGTGGCTTTTGGAAAAGAGACCTGATATGAAATGAAAACCTGCCTGAattatctactttttaaaataattttctgcttACTGTTATTTGGAGCCATCAGCCCCAATAATCAAAGCCAATTAATGAACTGTCTTTgtatgattacacacacacacacacacacacacacacacacacacagaggcatacacacacacacacacacacacacactggttttgTTCAGTAAAGAACTCTACCTAACACAAATATATACCAGGATTGATACACAGCTACCATGCATTAGTGCCCTCCAGCCTTTCTCATTTATTAGAATTCTCAATTCGTTTCCTAGATTGGACATCACACTGCAGTGGCAATTTTTACAGATCTGCCTCCCAAATCAGCCAGTCAGGCCACCCTAGAACTCAGAGAAGACTGCCCAATTTGACAAATTTTGTATCTAAGTCCCAGCAGCATTTCAGTCCAGTAGGCATTCTGTCTCTGTCCAGCTCTCCTACTGTTGTCGAAGCAGATGGGCATCATCAGATGCAACTTAAATTCTGTCCAACAGGCGGAAGTCAAAGACCAACACTATACCACACAGAGTTGGTCCAGGAGTACGGGTAGATTTTATGACTAGGTCCACCCTAAATATTTTTCCCAACCTTTAATTTACTAAAACAGAAATGATATTAGTTTGTCTCCAAAAAGGATTTTCTAGTTGTAACTTACAAATGTAAAGCTGAGTtatgttttttctcattttatgttaaatgcaatgaaaatgatggagaaaaaaatgttttatccaACATTTCTCTGGAAGTGGAAAGAAGTTGGCATTATTTCTCTTATCACGAACATCTACACTGAGAGTCTAAGAATCACAATAATTTAGAAAAGACCCTGGGGCACAATTGTAGAACTGCTCTTGTATGAACTATTTCTTTCTCAAATATCTGTTGCTACATACCCCAATATACTGAGTAAGAAATCCAATAGAATCCTGCTCTGCAATAATTTGATATTTGAATCGCCATATACATGTGGTCCTTTTTTCCACCTTCAACTCTAGATAAGGCAGAATTTTTTCAATTGTTACTCTGGAAAGAGATGTCTGGACATTATAAATTCTGTTGTTGAGTATCTGTAGCTGAACCCTGTGGCACCTTATAACATGTTGTTGTCATTTGAATGTTGACACTCATAAGCATTTCACAGGTTCTTATAATTTCACCGAGGGTTGATATGTAATATTAACCACACACTTTCGGACCTCTATGTACATGAATGGCAGTGTGAAAACTCCCAAGAGCATGTTATGGaaacaaagaaggagaaaaccagtgGCACCAATGGATGGGAAGTTAGCACCATTTATACACAAAACTTGTCACGGCTTCTTATCTTCGATAGAAACATTGCTGATGGATCTTTTCATGGAACTGGCTTTGGAGATTGCTGTAGCATTATCCATCCACATTATCCATGTTTTATCCCAGACAGGCAGAAGTGTGTTAGCTTCTTGTAATTACTTTCCTTCCACACTACAGGCCCCTCTACGTCTTGCTATCACCCTCTTCAAAGCCCCTGCCACATCTCTGTTCCTCAGACTATAAATAACAGGGTTGAGCAAGGGGGTGAGGATGGTATAAAAGGCTGAGAAGATTTTGTCTTTGAGTGGGGTGTGATAGGCTTGGGGAAGCATATAGGTGTACAAAGCAGCCCCATAGAACAATGTCACTACAATCACATGTGATGAGCAGGTGGCAAAGgcctttttcctcccttcttcagACTTTATCTGATGTACTGTGACCAGTATCTGGGCATAGGATGTGATCACCACAGAGAAGGGGACCAACAGCATCACAACACAGCAGATGTACATTACCATTTCATATATGGCTTTGTCACCACAGGCTAGTCTCAGCATCGTGGGAGCCTCACAGAAAAAGTGGTTGATCTTGTGGGATGCACAGAACGGGAGACTCATTGTGATGGGGGTGAGGAGGAAACTGTCCAAAGCCCCACCAAACCAAGAACTGGTCAAAATAAACCAGCAGACTCTCCGACTCATGAGGACAGGATAACGGAGCGGATTGCAGATGGCCACGTAGCGGTCATAAGCCATAAGTCCCAGCAGGAAGAATTCGGCTCCTACAAAGCCCATGTAGAGAAAGTACTGGGCTGTACAGGCAGCAAAAGAGATGGTCCCTTTGCCTATGATGTAATCAATCAACATCTTAGGCACAATAGTGGAGATATACATCATGTCAATGAAGGAGAGGTGGCTGAGGAGGAAATACATGGGGGTGTGGAGGTGAGGGTCTACGTGAATGAGAAAGATCATGACTCCATTAGCCACTATGGCCATGAAGAacgtggcacaaataacactgaACAGGAATCCCGAGGCTTTGTTGTGAGTAAAGAGGCCCACAAAGGTGAAGTCACTGGGAAAGGTTTTGTTTCCATCCATATGTTTGTATCTGAGCTGGAAGtataaagagagaaggaggagttATTGAAAATTACAAAGGTGAGAGGAATCATTACAAATGTATGAATGAGATCCTTAAATTAGACTCCTGTGTCTGATGTCAAGTGCTTTCTGGGAAGTTAATTGTAGCTTCTATTTTGGCAGTGTCTTCTTAAAGACTAACCTGAAAGTCAGGATTCCTGGCATGAAATTGAGTGGATATTTGATAAACAATTTTTAATgcaaattttttattattattgcataGTATTTGGGTCCTGTAGgtggcttcttcttctttctttctctccttctctttctccttctccttcttcttctccttcttctcttctttttgagtATAGTCTGATTGCTTAAAATGTGTATTCAGCAGcaaaacaacaaatattttaaattaattttacacAACCAAGTAATTTAGAACAATATTTGATCAGATTGTAAATTTTCTTCACACTTTAAAAATGTGATGATTCAAGGCTGGAAATGAAtttggctcagcagataaagaagGTCACCACCAAACTTGATAACCCGAGTTTGAGCATCAGAACTCAcgatggaaggagaggactgactcctgaaagctgtcttctgatgcAGCCGTGCATGCCATTTACCATATACTCCCATATATGATAAAGAAATAGATGcaataatactttaaaaagaaatataaaagactTTATCAATTCCACTAGAAATAATCATGAAGTTGTGGACTCTGTTGAAAACTATAATAAGCAGTAGTTAATAGCTCATTATTGACTATGACTGTTAGCCAATTTCTCATTAATCTACTGTTATATCCTGTTTATACACTGACAGGTTTGAATAATTTTGGTGATACTGTACTAGACATCAgggagtgggtttttttttttttttttttttttttttttttttgcaatttaatATATCCTTGGAAGAGAAACACTGAAAGAAGTAACAGAAGAGGGAAATATGTTTGGATAATGTTAATAAGACCCTTGGTGAAAATGTTATCATAGACAGTAAAAGAGGATGGACATAAAACTACCATTAATAGATTTGAATATGGGCTCTTATTATAGAATAGAAGACAGGATTATACTGTAAAGCATAACAGGGCTCAGGTATTGAGGAAACAAAAGCCAACtcaggaagagaactgactttgaggaggagctgagggctgagctcagtggtagagcccttgcttcacatgcatgaggccctgggtccaTCTTTAGCACcatattaaacaaataaacagctGGGAAATAGATGGTGAGGGCTAGGCAGTCAGTTTCTCAAAGTAAGTGGGCCAGAGTATGGAgctcaaattaatttttaagtattacCTATGGAATGAACTGCAGTTCAATGATTACATAGCATCATATTTTAGCATATTTACAGAACGTTTAACATATTTATCCTGATCTTTTAAGAAATTTCCCCTTTTCAGCATTTGTGTTATTTAtcttcaccatcaccatcaccatcaccatcatcaacattAATAGTTATTACTTTAGCATTTCCCTTAACCTTAAAGGTTTGCAAGAGAAAAGCACATGTCTAGGTTAGACTGCCACAGTGCCAGCGATGTCTTCTTACCTGTGTCACCACCAGTCTCCTTAAACATCTGAGACATTTTTGATCTCAAAAGTTTTTTGATTTATTGAGACAGACATAAGTCTTAGAAATGGTGATGTGACAAAAAGCCGTAAGGATCTCCCAGCCGGGGGAGCACACAGAGTCCCCAGAAGGATGCAAATCTATATGAATGAAAAACTCACAGATTGAATatagagggaaaggaagaaaacccAAAGCATTGTGTAGGCTGGACACAAATTTAATGACAGAACACAGGCAACAAGAGTGAAAATATATTGGAATATAACAAATTACAAACCTCCATGATAGGGTTGTTTTTCAATGATACAGTTTGATATGTACAAGACTTTTGGCTCTACTCTATTTCtagtaattattaataataataataacaacaacaaagaaacaattaTCTGAAGAGCAAAGGAAGTAATCAACAGTGAAGAAaccatttataaaacagaaaaaaatctttgaaaaatatttacctAACATCTAGAATGTTATAAGGATCTGAAGAAACTTGatgagaaaataatttgaaaaactcAACAAGTGAAATATGTCACAATAAAACCTAAACTTTTTgtactaaaaatgaaaataaattttaatttttaaagatttatttatttaaatgtttatgaatactctatctgcatgtacacctgcgtgccagaagagggcatcagatcacattatagattgttatgagccaccatgtagttgttgggaattgaactcaaaccctctggaagagcagctagtgctcttacactgagtcatcttgccaagctcaaaatatattttaaaacatcaataaaCTACTCCAAATTGAGGACAAGTGTTAAAcctatttctataatttttttgagattatatgaTAACATTTATCTCTTCCCGTTCCTCTCTCCACAATTTCTCATATACCCCTTTGTCTGtctgtaaattaattaatttatttatatataaatgtatatgtttatacacacacacatacacacacacacatacacacacacatatatatatatttctaaatataacacaCTCAGTCtacataatgttacttgtatgtatgttttcagggatgaccttTGCCCCTGGATACCAGTTGGTACGCACTTCCCTAGAGAAGACCACCTCCCCAACTCTAAGTTTTTCTCAGTTGCCTATAGGTCTTTTTTCTggttgtttgctttctttgtctttttgtttgtttcaagacagtgtctcactatgtagccctagttttcctggaacttactatgtagataaggctgacctcaaactcacagagatctacctgtctctgcctcctgaatgctgcaattaaaggtgtgcaccaccataccctcTCCAcgtgtagttctttgtgtaggattgaggTCAAAACTGTTTCTAAAAGACAAATCATACATGACTTCCAGAGCCTGGGATATGACCTTGTTTGCAGAGCATGAATCTAGTTTATCAAATACTCCTCTCACTGCTGTGAATAAAAAACAGCCAAGAAGCAACACAAAGGAAAGCTTAATTGCAGTGCA
Proteins encoded:
- the LOC117705999 gene encoding olfactory receptor 2T6-like isoform X3, translating into MDGNKTFPSDFTFVGLFTHNKASGFLFSVICATFFMAIVANGVMIFLIHVDPHLHTPMYFLLSHLSFIDMMYISTIVPKMLIDYIIGKGTISFAACTAQYFLYMGFVGAEFFLLGLMAYDRYVAICNPLRYPVLMSRRVCWFILTSSWFGGALDSFLLTPITMSLPFCASHKINHFFCEAPTMLRLACGDKAIYEMVMYICCVVMLLVPFSVVITSYAQILVTVHQIKSEEGRKKAFATCSSHVIVVTLFYGAALYTYMLPQAYHTPLKDKIFSAFYTILTPLLNPVIYSLRNRDVAGALKRVIARRRGACSVEGK
- the LOC117705999 gene encoding olfactory receptor 2T6-like isoform X1, producing MAQQSDYTQKEEKKEKKKEKEKEKERKKEEEATYRTQILCNNNKKFALKIVYQISTQFHARNPDFQLRYKHMDGNKTFPSDFTFVGLFTHNKASGFLFSVICATFFMAIVANGVMIFLIHVDPHLHTPMYFLLSHLSFIDMMYISTIVPKMLIDYIIGKGTISFAACTAQYFLYMGFVGAEFFLLGLMAYDRYVAICNPLRYPVLMSRRVCWFILTSSWFGGALDSFLLTPITMSLPFCASHKINHFFCEAPTMLRLACGDKAIYEMVMYICCVVMLLVPFSVVITSYAQILVTVHQIKSEEGRKKAFATCSSHVIVVTLFYGAALYTYMLPQAYHTPLKDKIFSAFYTILTPLLNPVIYSLRNRDVAGALKRVIARRRGACSVEGK
- the LOC117705999 gene encoding olfactory receptor 2T6-like isoform X2; this translates as MAQLRYKHMDGNKTFPSDFTFVGLFTHNKASGFLFSVICATFFMAIVANGVMIFLIHVDPHLHTPMYFLLSHLSFIDMMYISTIVPKMLIDYIIGKGTISFAACTAQYFLYMGFVGAEFFLLGLMAYDRYVAICNPLRYPVLMSRRVCWFILTSSWFGGALDSFLLTPITMSLPFCASHKINHFFCEAPTMLRLACGDKAIYEMVMYICCVVMLLVPFSVVITSYAQILVTVHQIKSEEGRKKAFATCSSHVIVVTLFYGAALYTYMLPQAYHTPLKDKIFSAFYTILTPLLNPVIYSLRNRDVAGALKRVIARRRGACSVEGK